GCAAGGATCTCTTGTCGAGTTTCGGGCGCCATGCCACCAAAGTGGCGTGACTTGGTCTCCGCAAGCGCACGCAAACTTTCTGCGACATCAGGATGATCGCTTCCCAATGTTTCTTTTCGCAGCCGAATGGCCTCTTCGAGCATGTTCGTAGACTCATTTTCGAGGCCAAGCTCCCAGTAAACACGCCCCATCGTATGCATAAGCCGTGCACGGATGGCCGGCTCATCCTGCAACTCAGATTCAATCCGCTCAGCGCCTTCATCCAGGATTTCGCGCGCCGTAATTGAATTGCCGCGCGCGACACTTGGATCAGATACCTCAAACAACTGAATCATGAAATCAGAAACGCGTTCTGCTGTTGTGGCCTCCTCCTGCGCCAACGCTTCAGCTCGCTGCGCCCGTAGCAATCCGACTGTCGCAGCAGTGATCCCACCGATGAGCGCCAGAAAAATCAGGCAGCCGGCAATCACGCCCGTTTGGTGCCGGCGTATAAATTTCTGCATCCGGTACGCCATACTCGGTGGCCGCGCCATCACCGGTTCGTTGTTCAGGTACCGGCGCAATTCCATTGCAAGTCCGTTTACCGTATCGTAGCGACGAGCGCGGTCTTTCTCGATCGACTTCAACACAATCCAGTCAAGATCACCTCTTAGCTCACGCTCCAGTTGATCTGGTGTTGTCTGTCGGTGCGCTGCAATGGTATCTTTTTTTGCGCCCAGCGAGGTTAGTCGCGTGCTTGGTCGGGGTACCTGGCTGTCGCGAATGGCCTTATGGATAGCCTGCTGCGCTTTGGCTTTAAGGTCGAGCGGCTTGGTGCCTACCAGGAGCTCATACAGCATTACACCAAGCGAATAGACGTCAGTGCGCGTATCCACATCAAACCCGCCGCGTTCTGCCTGTTCAGGACTCATGTATGCCGGCGTGCCCACCAGTTGCCCGATGCTGGTGACCAGTGTATGCGTTGTAAGGTTATATCCAACGGCTTTTGCGATGCCAAAGTCGATTACTTTGGGGACGGGCCTGTCATCCTGTTCGGAGATAAGCACATTCGACGGCTTGAGGTCACGGTGAATCACACCTTTCTGGTGCGCGTGCTGGACGGCACGGCAGATGTCCATAAACAGTTCGATGCGTTCAATCGTAGAGAGCCGCCTGTTGTCGCAGTATTCATTTACCGGTACGCCCCGAACGAGCTCCATGACAAAGTAGGGCCGCCCAGTGGACGTGACGCCGGCGTCAAACACCTTGGCGATATTCGGATGATCCATCACCGCAAGCGCCTGCCGCTCCGAATCAAACCGGGCAACGACCTCTTTGGTGTCCATGCCCAGCTTGATAAGCTTGAACGCCACCTGCCGCTTGATGGGCTCTTTTTGCTCAGCGAGCCATACTTCCCCCATCCCGCCGGCGCCCAATTGCTCGATCAATTTGTAGGGTCCTATCTGCGCATCATTCAATGCTTCAACGGCATGCACCACTTGCTCGACATTCACCGCACCATCCAAAAACGAATCTTCTTCAGCCTCTGCATCCGCTGCCAGTAAGCTCGTGAGTTCAGCTTGCATCGCCTTGTCATCAGCACATGCGGCAGCTACAAAGGCTTCCTGGGCTTCACCTTGCAACAGGCGGGCAGCCTTGAACAGGCGTTCGAGTTTGTCAAGCGCGTTGGTTTCCATGGGTGTTGGGAAGTGCGTTGTGGGAATCCCAATATCGGGCTTTAAGCAAAATCTAACAAATTCGCGCAGATAAGCACGGTATTAAAAGCAAAAAAGCTGAAATAGGAAGACCCGACAATTCAGCTGAACTGTCGGGTCTTCCTAAAAATCAATGTATCGACCTGGAGGAAAGACCCCAGGTATAGATACTGGGATCAACTGGCAAGCAATGGTGCAATAACCAGGGAAACCACCGCGATCAGTTTGATCAGGATATTCAGGCTTGGTCCACTTGTATCTTTAAGTGGATCACCAACGGTGTCACCGGTAACGGAGGCTTTGTGGGCCTCACTTCCTTTTCCGTATTCAACACCATCTACTGTCACCCCGCCTTCGATACGTTTTTTGGCGTTGTCCCAGGCTCCACCAGCGTTAGACTGGAAGATGGCGAGCAAAACACCAGAAACGGTCACACCCACGAGGAGTCCGCCAAGCATATTTTTGTCGATGAAGCCGATGACAACTGGTACGGTAACGGCCAGTACGCCAGGCAGAATCATTTCACGCAGTGCAGCTCTGGTTGAAATATCAACACAACGGGCATAATCGGCCCGGGCTTTGCCTTCGCGAAGGCCTGCAATTTCGTTGAACTGCCGGCCAACTTCTTTAATCATGTCACCAGCGGCACGGCCAACAGCACCCATGGCCATTGCGCTAAATACATAGGGCAACATCGCACCAAGCAGCAAGCCTGAAAGAATAATCGGGTTGGCAACGTCGATGTTGTCAACGCCTGCCTGCTGCATGTAAGCAGCAAACAGTGCCAGGGCCGTTAGCGCAGCACTACCAATGGCGAAGCCTTTACCGATCGCTGCTGTGGTATTACCAACAGCGTCAAGTTCGTCTGTCCGCTCGCGCACTTCTGGTGGCAGGTGGGCCATCTCGGCAATACCACCGGCGTTATCTGAAATCGGACCATAAGCGTCTACCGCAAGCTGAATCCCTGTGACAGCAAGCATACCAACAGCGGCAATGGCGATGCCGTAGAGACCGGCAAAATGAAACGAGCCAATAATGGCACCTGCAAGTACAACAGCTGGCAGTCCGGTTGAGTACATGCCCAAACCAAGGCCGGCGATGATGTTCGTAGCAGCACCCGTAACACTCTGATTCACAACGCCTGTAACCGGGCGGTTATGTGTTGAGGTATAGTACTCCGTAATAAGGCCAATCAGTACGCCGGCCCCCAGGCCGATCAGTACAGCCCAGTACACACTCATCGAGTAGTAGTTGGCACCATCGTATGCCCAGGTCTCAGGCAGCATCCCGCGAATAATCACAAACGACAGGATAGCCATCAGGGCTGAAGCTCCAAACTCGCCAATATTGAGGGCGCGCTGCGGACTTCCACCTTCTTTTACCCGAACGAAGAAAGAGCCCAGAATAGCGACTACAATCCCAACTGCAGCAATTGCCATGGGCAAAAGTACCGCGGCGAGCGATTCAACGCCGTCCATGGCCTGGAAGGTAGGAATGAAGGCTGCACCGAGTACCATCGTACCGATGATAGAGCCAACGTAGCTTTCGAAAAGGTCAGCGCCCATGCCGGCAACGTCGCCAACATTATCGCCTACGTTATCAGCAATTGTTGCAGGGTTACGCGGATCGTCTTCTGGAATACCTTCATATACTTTACCTGCAAGGTCAGCACCTACGTCAGCAGCTTTGGTATAAATACCGCCACCAACACGGGCGAACAGCGCGATAGAAGATGCGCCAAGAGAGAAGCCTGAAATTACGTTGATCACGCGGATAACGCTCCAGTCCATGCCACTGTAGACGATGAAAAGTACGCCCAGGCCAAGCAAGCCCAACCCTACAACACTGAGCCCCATTACAAGGCCGCCAGAAAAAGCAACACTCAACGCGGGTCCGAGGCCTTTACGCGCGGCGTTGGTGGTTCGTACGTTGGCTTTTGTTGCGACGTTCATGCCGATAAAGCCGGCAGTAGCAGAACAGAAGGCCCCGATTACGAAAGAGACCGCAACGAGCCAGGAAGAGTTTTCATTGCCATTGTTTGCAAGTGCGAGCAAAATGGCTACAACGATCACGAAAATACCGAGAATGCGGTATTCGCGACGTAAAAATGCACGGGCTCCTTCTGCAATCGACGCTGCGATTTCCTTCATCTCCTCGGTGCCGGCATCCTGTTTACCAACCCATTGGGCGCGCAAGAAGGCATATACCAATGCCAGCACGCCTGCAATGGGTACCAGGTTTGTGATTAATGAAGCATCCATAGAAGTAGTGTTCCTCTTAAGCTATCTATATTAAAGTGGTAATTGCACCTTGAAATACGGCCCGGCTATAGCAAAGCCATGCAGGGGGCAGCGTTTCAAAAATGCCTAATATACGTCAGAAAAGGGCTTTTCCAAGCTCTCGCCACATCAAGAAATGGTGTAATTATGCTTATTTCTTGTTAAATCTATTCATCGCTGTCACAATGCCCTCGCAAACAAACGTGGTGGCCGCATCGCGGGCACGTTGCACAGCATCCTCAATGGGAGCTAACTCATCATCATCAAAGGGAGAGAGCACATAATCAGCTTGTTTACCTCTGCCGAAGTTATTGCCAATCCCAATCCGGAGGCGCGGAAAATTATCTGTATTTAATATGTCAATAATGTGTTGTACACCATTGTGTCCTCCCGCGCTACCTTTTTGACGGAGACGTATGGTTCCGGGCGCAAGGTTGATATCATCCACAATAACCAGCACATCCTGCGGTGTGGCCCCGACACGCGTCATGTGTTGACGTACGGGCGCACCGCTTAAATTCATGTAGGAGAGCGGCTTCAAAAGACAAACTGGCCGGCCTCTAAACCTGCCGCAACCAGCTTCTGCCGGCCCGCGGTCGGGTTTCATTGCGATCTTTGCGCGTTCACTTAGCGCATCAATAACCCAAAACCCGACGTTGTGCCGTGTCTGTTCGTATTCCACACCCGGATTGCCAAGACCGACAATCAGGCGCTTCTTACTGGCCATAAGCTATACCTGCCAGTTTTGTACTAGTAGAAGATACTTCTCCAAGCACGGTACAGGCTGAAATTATTCAGCCCCTTCAGCAACCTCTTCTCCTTCCGCTCCTTCTTCTCCTTCTTCTCCTTCTTCAAGCTCTTCAGCTGTCGCAACGATACGCGGAGCGTGGATCATCACAACGGTCTGGCTATCGCTTGACTGGAATTCGATATTATCAAAATCGAGGTCGCCAAGGTGAATAGAGTCGCCGATATTGAGTTCGGAGATATCAACAGAAAGGTGCGATGGAATGTCTTTAGGCAGACATTTGATTTCCACTTCACTAAGCACAAACTGTGTATTACCACCTTCGATCTGGCCAGCTGGTGTACCGTCGAAGCGGAAAGGCACAGCAAGGGTGATTTTCTCACCAGCCTGCAACACCTGGAAGTCAGCGTGAATGGCGTTATCGTGGACCGGGTGGAAATCGATATCTTTGAGGATACAATCCCAGCTTTTGCCTTCCAGCTCAATTTTCACGAGCGGGGTTGCATGGGACCGAATCAGTTTGTAAAGGTACCGCGCGTCGAGTTGGAAAGTCAGCGGCTCAACGTGGTGCCCGTACAATACACAAGGGACCTGGCCCTGGAGGCGTGCTTGTCGAGAAGCGCGTTTGCCCGTTCCGCGGGTAGTTGCGTCTAAAGTTGTAAATTCCATGGCTACAATGGTAGTACTTTTTAAAGCCGGCTGCAGGCTGCACGTTTGTCAATCTGCATCGTAGCCGGCTTCCAATAATCAATATTTAGGGTACAAAAAGCGTAGAGACCGATTCATCGGTATAAATACGCCGGATGGCATCAGCAAAGATACCAGCAACACTGACCACCTCAATCCGGTCAGAGGGCCGTTGCAACGGAATCGAGTCCGTGACGACGAGCCTGCTGAGTGCAGATGCTTCTATGCGTTCATACGCGGGGCCTGAAAGCAGCGGGTGTGTACAAGCTGCCATAATTTCAAGCGCACCGGCGTCACGCAAAGCACCAGCGGCACTTGTCAATGTGCCTGCCGTATCACAGATGTCATCCATGATCAGCACGTTCTTACCTTCCACCTCACCAATGATATTCATAACCTGCGCCTCGTTCTGCCGGGGCCGGCGTTTGTCTATCACAGCCAGGTCTGCGCCGAGGCGTTTGGCATAGGCTCTCGCCATCTTAATTGCCCCGACATCAGGAGCCACAACGACCAGATTGGTCAGGTTGAGGGCCCGAAAATAGTCGATGAAAACCGCAGATCCGTATAAATGATCCACAGGGATATCGAAAAAACCCTGAATTTGTGGTGCATGCAGGTCCATCGTAAGAATTCGATCAACGCCGGCAACAGTAAGCATATTCGCCATCACCTTAGCACCAATGGCCACACGCGGCTGGTCTTTCCTGTCCTGACGCGCATATCCGAAGTAAGGCATTACCGCGGTAATCCGGGCAGCAGATGCCCGACGCGCTGCATCGATAAGCATCATTAATTCCAGCCAGTGATCCCCTGGCGGGTTTGTGCTCTGGATAATGAACAGGTCAGAACCACGAATGGACTCATCATAACGGATGTAAATTTCACCGTCAGAAAAGTCCTGAATAATTACTTGCCCCAGGCCCTGCTGGTAGGCATCCGCTATTTTTCTTGCCAGTGCGGGGTTGGAACGGCCCGCAAAAAGCGTAATGGGGCTCCCGGTTGAAGATGATAACATGAGCCAGGCAAAGAATCTTTTTTGTAAAGAAAACCGCGGTGGAACGGGGAGTCACCAGAAAACAAGAACCGCCCGCAGGCGGTTGAAAGCT
The Bacteroidota bacterium genome window above contains:
- a CDS encoding protein kinase, whose translation is METNALDKLERLFKAARLLQGEAQEAFVAAACADDKAMQAELTSLLAADAEAEEDSFLDGAVNVEQVVHAVEALNDAQIGPYKLIEQLGAGGMGEVWLAEQKEPIKRQVAFKLIKLGMDTKEVVARFDSERQALAVMDHPNIAKVFDAGVTSTGRPYFVMELVRGVPVNEYCDNRRLSTIERIELFMDICRAVQHAHQKGVIHRDLKPSNVLISEQDDRPVPKVIDFGIAKAVGYNLTTHTLVTSIGQLVGTPAYMSPEQAERGGFDVDTRTDVYSLGVMLYELLVGTKPLDLKAKAQQAIHKAIRDSQVPRPSTRLTSLGAKKDTIAAHRQTTPDQLERELRGDLDWIVLKSIEKDRARRYDTVNGLAMELRRYLNNEPVMARPPSMAYRMQKFIRRHQTGVIAGCLIFLALIGGITAATVGLLRAQRAEALAQEEATTAERVSDFMIQLFEVSDPSVARGNSITAREILDEGAERIESELQDEPAIRARLMHTMGRVYWELGLENESTNMLEEAIRLRKETLGSDHPDVAESLRALAETKSRHFGGMAPETRQEILALLVEAKDIHTATLGPMHPEVAEDWAAIAVKTMERMVRDDSPQPDSSIQAAHNALSILEKNYGADDLRLHRMLYHIGGVYRNWKENSDSAMVYYSRTADLIARNEGSQSGLMLRPLYGLFRIELKRDINSPKVLEAFDRMWAVSDEALINTDSNPSLFITTASYLQEIGEMEKAEMALERAAYIMEKKYGPDVEDMVFAHTRLIQLYVGMERWDEVEEKVRYTQPIWERNGNRFNATSASYYAGIAQAKMGRYDEAITSLTAAAEAFAEFSPRFDLATTLWELAYIYNEMGRTADRIATEGKMRDAAFASTHIKPKRDSDDRLYALALLGCREHWKIRTLRYDCYGEPFDAETALEHAIIAQEALPLKLQNNFVLSLAHHFAGNQEQAISLVKTLISKGHRKSVTTTNLQFWLKAYERGL
- a CDS encoding sodium-translocating pyrophosphatase; translation: MDASLITNLVPIAGVLALVYAFLRAQWVGKQDAGTEEMKEIAASIAEGARAFLRREYRILGIFVIVVAILLALANNGNENSSWLVAVSFVIGAFCSATAGFIGMNVATKANVRTTNAARKGLGPALSVAFSGGLVMGLSVVGLGLLGLGVLFIVYSGMDWSVIRVINVISGFSLGASSIALFARVGGGIYTKAADVGADLAGKVYEGIPEDDPRNPATIADNVGDNVGDVAGMGADLFESYVGSIIGTMVLGAAFIPTFQAMDGVESLAAVLLPMAIAAVGIVVAILGSFFVRVKEGGSPQRALNIGEFGASALMAILSFVIIRGMLPETWAYDGANYYSMSVYWAVLIGLGAGVLIGLITEYYTSTHNRPVTGVVNQSVTGAATNIIAGLGLGMYSTGLPAVVLAGAIIGSFHFAGLYGIAIAAVGMLAVTGIQLAVDAYGPISDNAGGIAEMAHLPPEVRERTDELDAVGNTTAAIGKGFAIGSAALTALALFAAYMQQAGVDNIDVANPIILSGLLLGAMLPYVFSAMAMGAVGRAAGDMIKEVGRQFNEIAGLREGKARADYARCVDISTRAALREMILPGVLAVTVPVVIGFIDKNMLGGLLVGVTVSGVLLAIFQSNAGGAWDNAKKRIEGGVTVDGVEYGKGSEAHKASVTGDTVGDPLKDTSGPSLNILIKLIAVVSLVIAPLLAS
- a CDS encoding ribose-phosphate pyrophosphokinase, with translation MLSSSTGSPITLFAGRSNPALARKIADAYQQGLGQVIIQDFSDGEIYIRYDESIRGSDLFIIQSTNPPGDHWLELMMLIDAARRASAARITAVMPYFGYARQDRKDQPRVAIGAKVMANMLTVAGVDRILTMDLHAPQIQGFFDIPVDHLYGSAVFIDYFRALNLTNLVVVAPDVGAIKMARAYAKRLGADLAVIDKRRPRQNEAQVMNIIGEVEGKNVLIMDDICDTAGTLTSAAGALRDAGALEIMAACTHPLLSGPAYERIEASALSRLVVTDSIPLQRPSDRIEVVSVAGIFADAIRRIYTDESVSTLFVP
- the pth gene encoding aminoacyl-tRNA hydrolase; translated protein: MASKKRLIVGLGNPGVEYEQTRHNVGFWVIDALSERAKIAMKPDRGPAEAGCGRFRGRPVCLLKPLSYMNLSGAPVRQHMTRVGATPQDVLVIVDDINLAPGTIRLRQKGSAGGHNGVQHIIDILNTDNFPRLRIGIGNNFGRGKQADYVLSPFDDDELAPIEDAVQRARDAATTFVCEGIVTAMNRFNKK
- a CDS encoding 50S ribosomal protein L25 → MEFTTLDATTRGTGKRASRQARLQGQVPCVLYGHHVEPLTFQLDARYLYKLIRSHATPLVKIELEGKSWDCILKDIDFHPVHDNAIHADFQVLQAGEKITLAVPFRFDGTPAGQIEGGNTQFVLSEVEIKCLPKDIPSHLSVDISELNIGDSIHLGDLDFDNIEFQSSDSQTVVMIHAPRIVATAEELEEGEEGEEGAEGEEVAEGAE